The proteins below come from a single Polynucleobacter necessarius genomic window:
- a CDS encoding DsbC family protein produces MTKFLSLALMTLAIVLGALSFSNSAFAQTEQQIKTEIQKKLGSNAKVRSVAPSPVSGVYEVLVGNDVFYTDGSVKYLIQGEIIELATGKNITEQRQADINRIKWSDLKQANAFKTARGNGSRQMAIFSDPNCGYCKRLEKSLQQLDNVTIYTYLIPILSADSIQKSKQIWCSSDPNKAYMDWMVNGVSPNGKTDCANPLDKNLTYAKSYGITGTPTIFFTDGSRFPSAVQITDIEKKFASLK; encoded by the coding sequence TTGACTAAATTTTTATCTTTGGCGTTGATGACACTCGCCATTGTTTTGGGCGCGCTCAGCTTCTCAAATTCTGCATTTGCGCAAACCGAGCAACAAATTAAAACCGAAATTCAAAAAAAATTGGGTTCAAACGCAAAAGTGCGAAGCGTTGCACCCAGCCCAGTATCTGGGGTATACGAAGTACTTGTAGGCAATGATGTCTTTTACACCGACGGTTCAGTCAAGTATCTCATCCAAGGTGAAATTATTGAGCTGGCTACTGGCAAAAATATTACGGAACAAAGGCAAGCTGATATCAACCGCATCAAATGGTCTGATCTTAAGCAAGCAAATGCCTTCAAAACAGCGCGTGGCAATGGCTCACGTCAAATGGCTATTTTTTCTGATCCCAATTGTGGCTACTGCAAGCGTCTTGAGAAATCTTTGCAGCAACTCGATAACGTCACCATTTATACCTATCTAATACCCATACTATCAGCAGACTCTATTCAGAAATCAAAGCAAATTTGGTGCTCTTCCGATCCCAATAAAGCCTATATGGATTGGATGGTCAATGGCGTTTCGCCAAATGGAAAAACTGATTGTGCAAATCCATTAGATAAAAATCTGACTTACGCCAAATCCTATGGCATTACCGGCACACCCACCATCTTTTTTACAGATGGAAGCCGCTTTCCTAGTGCAGTTCAGATTACCGATATTGAAAAGAAATTTGCTTCTCTAAAATAG